The following is a genomic window from Hydrogenobaculum sp. Y04AAS1.
AATATAAAGAAGATTTTATTAAAACTGATATAGTAGGACCAATATGTGAAACTGGAGACTTTTTAGCTCAAGACAGAGAAATACATAAAGTAGACAGAGGAGATTATCTTGCAGTATTAAGCGCCGGTGCTTACGGATTTTCTATGTCAAGCCATTATAATATAAGGCCAAGAGCGGCAGAAGTGCTTATAGAAAATGGGAAATATAGGCTTATAAGAAGCAGGGAAACTTACGATTATATAGATTACGATGAAGCTATTTTTTTATGATGTTATAATAGTAGGGTGGGTGAAGATATGGAATTTAGAGATAATCTAAGGATACTAGCGGAAGCTATAGAAAGGGAGTCCGTTCTAATACATAGATCAGCTCTTATAGATGGTTATAAAGAGCTTTTTAAGTTAAACAAGTTGGGCATAGGTGCCTTTGTTAAAAAGGCAGCGGAGCTTGGAGGGAAAAAGGGTGCAATAACTTTGAAAGAACGGTATGAAGTAACCACAGATAAACTTTCAGAAGCTTTAGACTTACTCACTATAATAGCTGAATCATCAAGACTAATAACGTTTATGGAAACATCGGTGGAAAACATGGAGATATATGTAGAGGGCTCTATACTTGTAGAAGCTATACCAGAAAGCAAAAAACCTGTTTGTGAACCAATGGCTGGATTTTTCAGCGGTTTTTTAACAGAATTATTACAGACAAAATATAATGTTGTAGAGGTATCTTGTCAAGCTCAAGGACATGAAAAATGCACCTTCAAAATAAAAAAGGAGGCCAAATAATTTGAATTACGATATAAAAGATATTAATTTGGCTAAGCAAGGAAAAGATAGAATTGAATGGGCTGGTATTGATATGCCTGTATTAAAATCTATAAGAGAAGAGTTTGCTAAGACAAAACCTTTTCACGGCATAACCATAGGAGCTTGTCTTCATGTAACTACAGAAACAGCAAATCTTATGATAACATTAAAAGAAGGGGGAGCAAACGTATATCTTTGTGCTTCAAACCCGCTTTCAACTCAAGACGATGTAGCCGCTTCATTGGTAAAAGATTATGACATACCTGTATTTGCAATAAAGGGCGAGGATAACAATACATTTTATAAGCATTTAAGAAGCATCCTAGATAAAAATCCAAATATATTGATAGACGATGGAGCTGATTTGATTTCTACTGCTCACAAAGAATACGAAGAGCTAACCAAAAAGATTTTTGGAGCAATGGAAGAAACAACTACAGGTGTTATAAGGCTAAAAGCTATGGCAAAAGATAAGGCTCTTAAATTTCCAGTTATAGCAGTAAATGATGCTCTTACCAAGCATATGTTTGATAACAGATATGGCACAGGACAATCTACGCTAGATGGTATATTAAGAGCTACAAATCGTCTCATAGCAGGTTCTACTTTTGTAGTAGCAGGCTACGGCTGGTGCGGTAAAGGTGTAGCTATGAGAGCAAGAGGCATGGGCGCTAATGTTATAGTTACAGAAGTAGACCCTTTAAAAGCGTTAGAAGCTAGGATGGATGGTTTTTTGGTTATGCCAATGGAAAAAGCAGCTCCATTGGGAGATATATTTGTAACCGTAACAGGAAAT
Proteins encoded in this region:
- the ahcY gene encoding adenosylhomocysteinase, with the protein product MNYDIKDINLAKQGKDRIEWAGIDMPVLKSIREEFAKTKPFHGITIGACLHVTTETANLMITLKEGGANVYLCASNPLSTQDDVAASLVKDYDIPVFAIKGEDNNTFYKHLRSILDKNPNILIDDGADLISTAHKEYEELTKKIFGAMEETTTGVIRLKAMAKDKALKFPVIAVNDALTKHMFDNRYGTGQSTLDGILRATNRLIAGSTFVVAGYGWCGKGVAMRARGMGANVIVTEVDPLKALEARMDGFLVMPMEKAAPLGDIFVTVTGNTKVIRQEHFEVIKNGAIVSNSGHFDVEIDVRYLESVALEINERRPMVKEYIINTKSGKKRIYVLAEGRLVNLAAAEGHPASVMDMSFANQALSAEFILNNHSKLEKDVYKVPDDIDQKVAKLKLDSMGIEIDILTPEQIAYMSSWEHGT
- a CDS encoding V4R domain-containing protein; its protein translation is MEFRDNLRILAEAIERESVLIHRSALIDGYKELFKLNKLGIGAFVKKAAELGGKKGAITLKERYEVTTDKLSEALDLLTIIAESSRLITFMETSVENMEIYVEGSILVEAIPESKKPVCEPMAGFFSGFLTELLQTKYNVVEVSCQAQGHEKCTFKIKKEAK